One Tenrec ecaudatus isolate mTenEca1 chromosome 12, mTenEca1.hap1, whole genome shotgun sequence DNA segment encodes these proteins:
- the CFAP119 gene encoding cilia- and flagella-associated protein 119 isoform X2, translating to MTIREPTCSQKYLDIHAMHQLEKTTNTEEMREVLAELMGLSCPEQNLREAITLDLFSHALIFCRQQGFSMEQTSTACALLQDLHKACVATPLGNVEECYRYFTSVLFCHGVRRPPFSINIFNEEQLLALLDYVVNTYFRHFKLYKYVFTPQVRLDLSLTYVGLQLPMPSPEEMGRKDETAEEPEIAPQEQEPETLAQPEEEPNQASLLRAFISTQLSKELEQLRQMVEQRLLASEERLSSKLATLERPSQLPPGRGKPKAK from the exons ATGACGATCCGGGAGCCAACTTGTTCCCA GAAGTACCTGGACATCCATGCGATGCACCAACTCGAAAAGACAACCAATACCGAGGAGATGAGGGA AGTGCTGGCCGAGCTGATGGGACTGAGCTGTCCTGAGCAGAACCTCCGTGAGGCCATCACCCTGGACCTCTTCTCCCATGCCCTCATCTTCTGCCGCCAGCAAGGCTTCTCCATGGAGCAGACGTCCACAGCTTGTGCCCTGCTCCAAGATCTCCACAAGGCCTGTGTTG CAACCCCCTTGGGCAACGTGGAGGAGTGCTACCGCTACTTCACCAGTGTGCTCTTTTGCCACGGAGTCCGG CGGCCTCCCTTCAGCATCAACATTTTTaatgaggagcagctgctggcccTGTTGGACTACGTGGTCAACACCTACTTCCGCCACTTCAAGCTCTACAAATATGTTTTCACGCCCCAG GTGCGGCTGGACCTGTCTTTGACGTATGTGGGGCTCCAGCTCCCCATGCCCTCGCCAGAAG AGatgggaagaaaagatgaaaccGCAGAGGAGCCGGAGATCGCCCCTCAGGAGCAGGAACCAGAGACTCTGGCCCAGCCAGAGGAAGAGCCGA ACCAGGCCTCCCTCTTGCGAGCCTTCATCAGCACCCAGCTGAGCAAGGAGCTGGAGCAGCTGCGGCAGATGGTGGAGCAGCGGCTCCTGGCCAGCGAGGAGCGGCTCAGCAGCAAGCTGGCCACGCTGGAGCGGCCTTCCCAACTGCCCCCGGGCAGAGGCAAGCCCAAGGCCAAGTGA
- the CFAP119 gene encoding cilia- and flagella-associated protein 119 isoform X1 translates to MIRQKSELGSSSELKGELEKDFGSGCESGTKMGTGVRTDSGTAASEAANDDPGANLFPPPLPPPGICMWKYLDIHAMHQLEKTTNTEEMREVLAELMGLSCPEQNLREAITLDLFSHALIFCRQQGFSMEQTSTACALLQDLHKACVATPLGNVEECYRYFTSVLFCHGVRRPPFSINIFNEEQLLALLDYVVNTYFRHFKLYKYVFTPQVRLDLSLTYVGLQLPMPSPEEMGRKDETAEEPEIAPQEQEPETLAQPEEEPNQASLLRAFISTQLSKELEQLRQMVEQRLLASEERLSSKLATLERPSQLPPGRGKPKAK, encoded by the exons ATGATCCGCCAGAAGTCGGAGCTTGGCTCGTCCTCTGAACTGAAAGGGGAACTGGAGAAGGATTTCGGCTCAGGGTGTGAATCGGGCACGAAGATGGGAACGGGTGTGCGGACCGATTCGGGGACTGCTGCCTCCGAGGCAGCCAATGACGATCCGGGAGCCAACTTGTTCCCA CCGCCGTTGCCCCCGCCTGGGATCTGCATGTG GAAGTACCTGGACATCCATGCGATGCACCAACTCGAAAAGACAACCAATACCGAGGAGATGAGGGA AGTGCTGGCCGAGCTGATGGGACTGAGCTGTCCTGAGCAGAACCTCCGTGAGGCCATCACCCTGGACCTCTTCTCCCATGCCCTCATCTTCTGCCGCCAGCAAGGCTTCTCCATGGAGCAGACGTCCACAGCTTGTGCCCTGCTCCAAGATCTCCACAAGGCCTGTGTTG CAACCCCCTTGGGCAACGTGGAGGAGTGCTACCGCTACTTCACCAGTGTGCTCTTTTGCCACGGAGTCCGG CGGCCTCCCTTCAGCATCAACATTTTTaatgaggagcagctgctggcccTGTTGGACTACGTGGTCAACACCTACTTCCGCCACTTCAAGCTCTACAAATATGTTTTCACGCCCCAG GTGCGGCTGGACCTGTCTTTGACGTATGTGGGGCTCCAGCTCCCCATGCCCTCGCCAGAAG AGatgggaagaaaagatgaaaccGCAGAGGAGCCGGAGATCGCCCCTCAGGAGCAGGAACCAGAGACTCTGGCCCAGCCAGAGGAAGAGCCGA ACCAGGCCTCCCTCTTGCGAGCCTTCATCAGCACCCAGCTGAGCAAGGAGCTGGAGCAGCTGCGGCAGATGGTGGAGCAGCGGCTCCTGGCCAGCGAGGAGCGGCTCAGCAGCAAGCTGGCCACGCTGGAGCGGCCTTCCCAACTGCCCCCGGGCAGAGGCAAGCCCAAGGCCAAGTGA